From the genome of Salmonella enterica subsp. houtenae serovar Houten:
GGTATGTCACCAGGCTCGCTGGCGACTTTTCGTGATGAGCAGGTTCCCGCCTATCTGACGGCAAAAAAACTCAGTTTACACCAGACCAGTTTTTCTGAAGTGCTGGCGCTGCTGCAATTAACCGGCAGCCAGTTAGCGGAGATCGTTTTGATCGGCGTGCAGCCGGAGTGTCTGGATGATTACGGCGGAAGCCTGACGCCACGGGTAAAGGCACAACTGATGCCCGCGGTCTCTCTCGCGCAGGAGGTGCTGGCGCAATGGGGCATCTCCGCCTCTTCTGCGTCCTCGTCCATTGAAAGACTCAATCATGCCAGCCTGTGTATGGAACGCTACGAAGATGAACGACCTGATGCCCAAAGCGCTTGTCGGGTCGGCGATATTCGGGTGCTACAGAGAGAGAAATCATAATGTGTATCGGCGTTCCTGTGCAGGTTATTTCACCAGGTCAGTGGTTCGCCAAATGCCGCGACCGACACGGAGATCTTGTTGACATTGATATTCGGCTTGTGGTTCCCCCATTAGAAGGCGCATGGCTGCTGGCATTTGGCGGCGCGGCGCGGCGGGAAATGGACGAAGTGGAGGCCATTGAGGTGCTGGCGGCACTGGAGTCGCTGGAGCAGGCCATGTTCACGCCAAGCGATCCGCTGGCCGGCTTTGCCGATTTATTATCTCGTACGCCTGAATTACCGGAGCATTTGAAAAAATGACGATCTCACCCAAAAATCCTGTTTGCCCTCTGGCGAATAAAGGCTTTCTCATTACCGATGCGCAAACGCTCCCGGCGTTGATTAATGCACATCCGACGCTGCTGGTTTTGCTGCAAAGCGACCCAAACAAACACCCGGAAGTTGCCGACAGTTGGGTCATCATCCCGGAGATCCTCAAGCGATATCCGGCGACGTCTTATACCGCGGCCTTTGCGGATAGCGAACAGAGTGAATTGATCGCCCGGGAGTATCGCATTCTGAAATATCCGGCGCTGCTTTTTTTTCGCCAGCACCGTTTTGTCGGCAGTCTGGCAGGGTTATATAGCTGGCAGGAATACTCTGAGCGGGTAGCTGCATTGCTGACCACGCCGGGCTATCGTCAGGATATTCCCGTTATCACGCAATAGCATGAAAGGTAATACACGTGAATCATTCCAGAACTATTCCAGTCGTTAATATCGCCGGCCCAGGCTCGCAGCCAGAAGAGGAAGACTTTAACTTTCTCCCCATCCCCGCGGGCATTAATCTCCCGCTAACGCCAGTT
Proteins encoded in this window:
- the hyaD2 gene encoding hydrogenase 1 maturation protease, which translates into the protein MAEVTILGLGNLLWADEGFGVRAAEKLFEQYADNERVDVVDGGTQGLALLPWLQQTEKLLIMDAIDFGMSPGSLATFRDEQVPAYLTAKKLSLHQTSFSEVLALLQLTGSQLAEIVLIGVQPECLDDYGGSLTPRVKAQLMPAVSLAQEVLAQWGISASSASSSIERLNHASLCMERYEDERPDAQSACRVGDIRVLQREKS
- a CDS encoding hydrogenase isoenzymes formation protein, translating into MCIGVPVQVISPGQWFAKCRDRHGDLVDIDIRLVVPPLEGAWLLAFGGAARREMDEVEAIEVLAALESLEQAMFTPSDPLAGFADLLSRTPELPEHLKK
- the hyaE gene encoding hydrogenase 1 operon protein HyaE2; the protein is MTISPKNPVCPLANKGFLITDAQTLPALINAHPTLLVLLQSDPNKHPEVADSWVIIPEILKRYPATSYTAAFADSEQSELIAREYRILKYPALLFFRQHRFVGSLAGLYSWQEYSERVAALLTTPGYRQDIPVITQ